The sequence below is a genomic window from Acidobacteriota bacterium.
GTACCGGATTGGAAACGAAAAGCAGTTTGCCGATATTCAAGTGCTGTTTACTTGCGAGAAGGTTGCGCTACCGGTCGCGGTGCCGCAATTCATTCCCCATCGTGAGTAGAGTGCGAGATGGCTGAGTAGCAGGAGTGGATGTCTTTGCGCTGAACTCTAAATAGCGCCGAGTGATGCCGTGGTCCGTCGCAGTCCCAAGGCGATTGTGGTAGAGACTAGGCACCGCATGGCCGCGGCGACATAGGAAGGCCGATTCGAAACCTGGGCATCCGGCCGGGTCGAACTATGATCATCCAAACTACTGCATTAGTACTCCGCGGCGTGCCCTCAGAGGGCCTCACCCTACAGCGCGTGTGGCATCTAGATCAGACTGAGTTATCCGTGTCGGCAACAGCTGTCCTCCAAGCGCTATCCAGCGACCAAAGCGCGAGTGACATAGCCACCCACACTGCCTGGCTTAGCCAAGCCGTTCTGGAGTTTCAGGACGTCCAACCTCTGATTATGCCTCAGGAAGGTCAGTTCCTGAACCGAAACTATCTCTTTCATGAAGCGTTGGCCGCCTTACGAGAGTGTGTCCTCAGTGGACTCAACGGGTCATATCACGCCTCATTCGCCGTGCTTCGATCGGCGCTAGAACTCTTCCTCTCGCACTACTGGTGGCGAAAGCGGCTGCAAGGCGAGGGGTCATATGAAGAGTTCTACCGGTGGCTTTTTGGTGAACTTTCTGGTCGAAATGATCCTAGCTCAGGGTTTAGAAAACTAGCACGTGAGACCTATGCGGGCCTCAGCCTGTCGTCGTCCGCACGAGACCAAATCGCCATAACCGATATCTATGCCAAGCTGTGTTCCTATTCCCACAAACCGATACTTGCTGAAGCGACTACAACGTTGAAAGGTGGGAATGAATTCGGGGCAAGTCTTCGAGCGACCTCATACTGGCTAGAACTTTTGACAGAAGCTCTGGCGTGCCTGCTTGACTTTGCTATCGCCAATCACCCACAAGCCGTGTTCCCAGTTGATGTCTGCCGGAAGTTTGGTTTTAACACTCCTGTTGGTGCCCTTATCGATCAGTACAGCTTCGTCCCAATAGAGACAGCCCTTGGCACCTCCAGAAGCACTGAATATCAGCGATACTACCGCACCCAAGCCACGCCCGCTTTGCAATCGTATGAAGCGCAGGCTGATCTAAGCAACGATGAGATTATGGCCTCGTGGACTGAGGGTGGTAGTTTCGACGATGACGAAGACGATTTCGAGACGAGACTATTCCATAGGGTGGTGGCCTCGAAAGCGAACACACGAGCAATTCTGCTTTCATTCTCTTACGGAGCACCTCCACATAGCCTCAAGATGAAGGACGGAAAGTTCGAAGTCTCAATGCGGACGTTAGACGGGGAAGTCCAGACAAGGGGAAATGAAAAACGTCCGATTAGTCGTGACTGAGGCTTAAGAAAATGATATACGCGACCACCGAACGAAGCCCAAGGGACGAGAGAACTGCCGTTGAACCGAACTGGCCGGAATGATACGATGACCCCCATGAGTTCCTCAGCCGAATCCATTTTCGAATTGAGTCTGTCGGAGAAGCTCCAGTTGGTGGAAGATCTCTGGGATGACATCGCGTCCACGCCTGAAGAGGTGCCAGTACACGATTGGCAAAAAGAAGAACTCGCGCGGCGAAAACAGAATCTCCTCAGCAATCCGGGTTCAGCGCTGAGCTGGGAGGAAATCCAGCGGCGAGTTCGCAGCCGATATGGCCGCTGAACTGCTCTTCGCGCCCGAAGTCGAATGGGATGTCCTCGAGGCCTATGCGTGGTATGAGGGTCGGCGTCCCGGCCTCGGTGAAGACTTCTTGACTTGCGTTGACGCTTGCGTTCAGGCCATCTGTCGCCGTCCTGAAATGTACTCAGTGGTCTATGACGACTATCGAAGGGCCCTGGTCAGGCGATTTCCTTATTCGGTGTTCTACGAATATTCTCAGAACGCAGTGACAGTCTACTGCGTCTTCCACAACTCTCGTGACCCGGAGAAGTGGCGTCAACGATTGGACTCGCGGTCGTAGTTCTATCGACCAAACCGGTAGGCACCTTTCGTTTCTAGGAATCGCGAAGACGATATGCCTCATCGCAGATCTCGCGTAGCGTGGGATCGGAGCCGTAGTTGCCAGCAAGACTCGAAACGCTCACTGCGTCGATCTCAAGCGACTGCAATTCGCCGAGCGCCACCCGTTGCTGGATCTCGGCTTTTAATCCGGCGATGGCTTGAGCGCGGTCGGGTTTCACTACACGGACATTCGGCGCGCCGATGAGTGATGCCGCGAATTGACCGTCGACCGCCTCTACAAAAATCGAGAAGCTCATATCGCCCTCCAGGTACTTGAATCTTACAGATTGCTGTTTACCATCTCAAAATGGTTCGAGGCGTCGAGGGTCAGGCTTTAAATTCCAATTCGGTAGAATCAGTTCGTTTGATCCCGCGCAAGCAGCGCGGCGCCGATCATCCCGGCCTTTGCGCCGAGCTCGGCGATAACCATCTCGCAGCTATTGAATGAAGGCGGGAATGCGCGGCGGCGAGTCTCTTTGATCGTGGGCTTCAGTATCAAGTCACCGGCATCCATGACTCCTCCGCCCATGACCACCATCTCGACGTTCAGCAAGTTGATCACCGCCGCAAGAGCGATGCCCAGGAACATGCCGGTGCGCTCCATCATCACCTGAGCCATCTCATCGCCTTCTCGCGCCGCGTGAGCGATGTCTTCGGCGGTGAACTCGCGGTCGCGCGGGATCGCAAGCCGCGACAGCGACGACGTACGGTCGCGATATAACCGCTCGCGTGTGCGCCGAACAATATTCGGGCCGGAGGCGATTGTTTCCAGGCATCCGATATTGCCGCAGGCGCACTCGATGCCTTCAGGGTCGATCGTCATGTGCCCGAATTCGCCCGCGAACCCGGCCGCCCCGCGATAGATCTGCCCGTTGATGATCAAACCTGCGCCGATGCCCGTTCCGAGCATCACGAAAAATACTTCGCGCCGCCCGCGCGCCGCTCCCACTTGAAGCTCGCCGTATGCGGCGGCGTTAGCGTCGTTATCGAGTATCACCGGCAGCCCCGTCTCTCGTGAGAGCTCGGTAGTTATGTCTATCCGTGAAAGCGCCGGAAGGTTCGGCATCACCTCGATGCGGTTTGTCTTCCGATTGACCAGGCCGGGTATGCCAACTCCGATTCCCGCGACTCGTCCTTCTGCATTCGTGTCGTCGCGAAGAGCAAGCGCGGCCTGCACCACCTGATCGAACAAGGCATCGGGGTTCCGCTGTTCAGTCTCAAATCGAGTCTCGTGAATGATGTCGCCACTGTAGCTGATGAGCGCGCCCTTGAGAGCGGCCCCGCCGAGGTCGATGCCTATGTAGATTGGAGACGCGGTTTCCTGGCTCGTTGTCATAGAGGGTACCCGCGGCGCTGCGGAGACGTTATCAAGCTTAGTTACTGAGAATAACAAAGGCGTCAAACGGATGTCAATTTTGACGAAGTGCGCTAGAATCCTTCGACCTATGTTGCTCCGTAGTTTAGTTTCTGGTTTCAGTTGAGGCTTACTTCGCCACCAGAAACGGGCAAACCGGAAAACTTCGAACCAGGAACCAGAAACTATAGGAATGTACGAGCTGCTGCAAAGATACGGGCTGTGGGCGGTGTTCTTCGGGACGATGATTGAGGGCGATCTTACGCTTCTATTTGCGGGCGTGCTTGCCCGGGCCGGGCTCTTCACTTTCGAGGAAGCGCTTGTCGTAGGCACGGCGGGTGGTTTCGTCGGCGACACGCTCAGCTACATGATCGGCGCGCGCTTTCGCGGCCGGGCGCGAACCTGGCACTTCTTTATCCGCGCGCGGCCGCGCGTCGAAAAGCTGATAAGCAAGTTCGGAGTGCTGTCGGTGTTCATCGTGAAGTACGTATACGGCCTTCGAACCACAAGCGCAATATTCTGCGGGCTGGCCCACTTCGGCTTTCTCAAGTTCGCGCTGCTGACGCTGGTAAGCTGTGTCGTTTGGGTTGGCGTGCTTTCCGGCCTCGGCTTCACTTTCGCGACCGGCATTGAAAAACTGGTCGGTGACCTCAAACGAATACAAATTATTCTGCTCATCGCCGTGATAATAGTTGCTACCGTGTACGTCATCAGCAGGTTCGAGAGGAGAGTCATCGAAGAAGAAAAGGAATTCTTCAATATCAAGGACGACAGTAAAGCCGAAAAAGCAAAAGCCTCAGATAAATCCAGACAAGCGCCGGGCCGCAGCCCTAGAGATCGAAACAAGTGATTTCAGAAACCGTTTCCTATTACCGCATTCTAAGAAAGCTCGGCGCGGGCGGAATGGGCGAGGTCTTTCTGGCGGAGGACACGAGACTGGGGCGACAGGTCGCTCTCAAGTTCTTGCCGGCTTCCTACCAGTACGATTCAGAGCGGCGCGGCAGGTTCCTCAAAGAAGCTCGAGCTGCGTCGGCGTTGCGCTCACCGAACATTGCAGCCATCTACGATATCGGCGAGCACGACGGCGCGATGTTCATCGTAATGGAGTACGTCGCAGGCGAAGTGCTGTCCCAGCGCATCGATCGCGGGACGCTGCCGACGAGCGATGTCATCGATATCGCTATGCAGATCGCCGATGCGCTCGACGAGGCGCACTCGCTGGGCGTCATTCATCGAGACGTAAAAAGCTCGAACCTCATCATCAACGAGCGCGGGCTTGTGAAGATGCTCGATTTCGGCCTCGCTAAGATGATGCAGCCTGGCAGCTCGCGCGATAGCGAAGACCCGACCGCGGCGCTTGGGGGGCAGACGGCTTTCGGCGTAGTGATGGGGACAGTCTCGTACATGTCGCCCGAGCAGGCACTGGGACGCGACTTGGATCAGCGCTCGGACATCTTCTCGCTCGCCGTCGTGATCTACGAAATGCTGACCGGAAGGTTACCCTTCGATGGCGCCAGCGCAACTGAGATTGTCGATAACATAGTTCACAAAGAACCTGTCGCCATCGCTCGCTTCAACTACGACGTGCCGCCAGAGCTGGAGCGCATAGTGCGCAAAGGCATGGAAAAGGACCGCGAGCGCCGGTATTACTCTTCGCGCGAATTGGCGACCGACTTGCGGAACCTCCTCCGGGACAGTAACACGGCCGCGATTACCGGCGTAGCGGCATCTCGAAAAACGCAAACGCCTCGCCGTACCCGTTCTCGCAAGCCGATCGACTCGCTGGCTATCCTGCCGCTGATCAACGCGAGCGGAGATCCCGACACGGAGTACCTCTCGGACGGAATCACCGAAAGCATCATCAACAACCTCTCGCAGCTTCCCAAGTTGCGAGTGATGGCACGGAGCACGGTGTTCCGTTACAAAGGCAAAGACGTCGACCCGCAGAGCGTCGGGCAGGAGCTTGGCGTGCGGGCGGCGCTGACCGGCAGAGTGCTTCAACGCGGCGAACTTCTGATCATCAAGGCGGAGCTCGTCGACGCTGAAGACGGTTCACATCTTTGGGGCGAGCAATACAACCGCGAGCTATCGGATATCTTCACGATCGAGGAAGAGATCTCAAGAGAGATCTCCGACAAGCTCCGGCTAAAGCTGAGCGGCGCGGAGAAGAAGCGGCTCACCAAGCGCTACACCGAAAACACCGAGGCGTACCGGCTCTATCTCAAGGGACGGTTTTACTGGACCAAGCGGACAGAAGATGGGCTCAAAAAAGGAATCGAGTATTTCCAGAAAGCGATCGAGAGCGACCCCGGCTACGCGCTCGCGTACGCGGGCCTGGCCGACTCTTACAACATACTTGCAAGCTACAGCGCGCTCGCGCCGAAGGACGCATTCCCGAGGGCGAAGGCGGCGGCGACCCGAGCGCTGGAGCTCGATGACAAACTCGCCGAGGCCCACACTTCGCTGGCTTTCGTTAAGTTTGGATACGACTGGGACTGGGCCGAATCCGAGCGGGAATTCAAACAAGCGATCCAACTAAACCCTGGGTACGCGATTGCCCATAATTTTTACGCGGTGATACTTGCCGCTCTCGGGCGATTCGATGAAGCCATGGCCCAAATCAAAAAAGCGCACGAACTCGACCCGCTCTCGCTCCCGATAAACACAAACCTGGGTTTTCTTCTCTATCTCGCACGCCGTTACGATGAGTCGATCCAACAATACCTGAAAACGATTGAACTGGATGAGGGATTTCCGCTGGCTCATCGCAGGCTTGCTCAGACCTACGAGCGGAAGCAAATGTACAGTGAAGCCGTCGCCGAGTTTCAGAAAGCAAACACGCTCTCGGGCGAGGATGTCGAGGTGCTGTCGGCTCGCGGACATTTCCACGCAATCCTGGGGGAGACAGAGAAGGCGAATGAGGTGTTGCAGCGCATGGACGCGCTTGCAAGCCGCAAGTATGTTCCGGCGTACCTCATCGCGAGGATCTATCTTGGTTTGGGCGACAACGACCGCGTATTTGAATTGCTCGACAAGGCCTGTGAGGAAAGGTATGGCTATCTGGCGTACCTCAACGTTGAACCGCTATTCGATAGCATCCGATCAGACCCTCGGTTCTCTGATTTAGTCCGCCGCGTCGGCCTCGGCGAGCCTACGACAGAGTCTCGCTAAGCAATCGCTGTTGGAAATAGCGATCGCTCGTACCGGTAGCATTCAATTTTCAATTCGCTGATTTCAAACGACGCCGGCGCGCAGATGTAGCGGTCGGAGGGTAACGCGTTATATGCGGCGGGCGTCAGCAAAATCTCGCTCTTTTCCGCAAGGTCTTCGCCCAGCTTGCACGCAATGTTCACTTCCGACCCGAAGATATCCTTGTCATCGATGACCAGAGTCTCGCCGTAGCCGATTCCGATGCTGCCGAAGATATCGCGCTCGGGCGGGACTACGCTGTTGACCGCGTCAAATGCCCGAAAGATGTCGAGGGCCGAGTCCAGCGCATGCCCGGGATCTTCAAAGATGGCATACAAATTATCAGCCTCCTGTTTGATGAGCGTACCTCCGTTGCCGTTCACCGCGGGACTCGCAGCCTCGGCCATCTGATGGATCATCGACAAGTAGTGGATGATTCCATACTGGAGAGTGAGTCGTGAAAACCCAACCATATCGAGTACAAGGACAGCGACCCTGCGCTCCAAGGCGTCGCGTAACTGCTGGTCGAGCTCGGCTGCCCGTTCGGGAAATTGATTGCGCTCGGAGAGCAGGCGGCGCATGAGATGGCGGCCGCTGCGAGTGGATGAACCGGCGATGGAGGACGAGACATTCTTCAACTACACAACCTTCTTGGGCATTTCGTTCGGCATTTCAAACCCTGGGATTCAGATTCGATTGCTTCGAGCGGCTATTCGCTGCAAGCTTGGCCGATTCTTCTAGCGTCCGTCGATTACTTGCCCTTGATGAACTCGCGTATGTACCCGTCCACAAGCTCGGGCTTCTCGTGAATGACCCAGTGCGTTCCGTCGGGTATGCGTTTGATGGTCAAATGCGGGACGAACTTATCGAGCCCCTCCAAGTTGCCGGTCAGCAACGCGGTGTCCTTCTCGCCCCATATGACCAGCGTCGGCACCTTGACTTCGAGCGACGGCAAGCCGGCGGCAAAGCTCGCAGCATCTTTATCGCCTTCAGCAGGCGGCCCGACGCGCGCGGCGCGATAGTAGTTCAAACCGCCGGTCAGGGCGCCAGGTTGCGACCAGGCTTCGATATAAGCCTGCTTGTCTTCTTCCGTGAACACACCATTCTTCAGCCCTTCGCCTAACACAATCTGCACGAGAAGGCCGTAGTTGTTGGCCGAAAGAGTCTGCTCCGCGCCCGCGCTCCGGAACATCAGCATGTAACCGCTGGCCTTTTGTTGAGCCGGATTGTCTCGCAGTTCGCGCTGGAACACGCCCGGATGCGGCGCGTTGATGATTACGAGCTTTTCGAGATAGTCGGGGTGAGCTATTGCGAATGCCCAGGCGATTGCGCCACCCCAGTCGTGCGCGACAAGAATGAACTTCTTGTGACCGAGCTTTTCAGCAAGCGCTCGCAGGTCTTCGACCATGTACTTGACCTGATACTGATCGACCTCGGCAGGCTTGGAGGAAAGGTTGTAGCCTCGCATATCCGGAGCCACCGCCTGGTAATCGCGCCCGAACTCGGCGAGTTGATTCTTCCACTCGTACCAGAACTCAGGGAAGCCGTGAACAAACATGATCAACTTCCCCTTGCCCGCCGTCACATAGTGCAAGCGGACTCCATTCACCTCTGCGTATTCGTGTTTGAACATGGTTCCTTTCGCTTCTTTCTTCTTGCCGTCGTCTTTGCCGGCAGGCTTCTGCCGCCCGTCAGCCCAAATGAACAGCAGCGTTGCCAGCAGTGCGGCCGAGATCAAGCGAGGGGGCATTGCAGGTCTTTGGTTTTTCATAACAGCCGGTTTCTCCTTCATGCACTTTGCTGTGCTCTACTTCTTTTTTGCATTTGGATGAAGATATTCTTGCGGCGGGCCTTCGTAGATGGTGAAGCACCGCTGGCAACGATGAATCGTGTTTCCAGGCGCCCCCTTGCCAACAACTTCGGGAGGAACGGTCAGCCACTGCTTCACATGCCCGTAACAGTTCTTGCCCTTTTCGTCTTTGACGGTGCATACGGTCTGCCCCGGCAGGAGCGGTAGGTACTCGCCCGTGGCTTGAGTCCCTGGCTGGATTTCTTTGGATTGGATGTTCATCGCGCCGGCTTCAACCATGAGCTTACTCTCGTAATGATTTCGAGGCGCTATATTATGGCACAGGTGAGTTGTTGGTCAATCACCGGGAGCCCGGTCGCTTTGTCCGCATTCGAGGTTTGATATAATCTTGAAGCTCAAAGCGAGGCTACAATGTCGCCAAACCAAAGCACGTCTGCGATCACCGGAGAAGAATTCGTAGCATCACTCGCCGAAGAAAACCATGCAGCGCTCGAGCGGCTCGGGCAGCTCAGCGCGGCGGGCGAAGCGCCTCAGGAGTTGACCATTGACAGGCTTCTCCGCGTCGCTCTCAAGAATGAACTCGAGGCGAGCGAGGTGGCGGCGATATGGATGGCCACAACTTCGGAGCTCGATGTGAAGCTCGCTTTCGCCCGGCAGACCGGTGATGAAGCTAAGCACTATCGATTGATTTCCGACAGGCTGAAGGCTATCGGCGTTGATGCCGATGGAATTGATCCGCGAGAAGGGGGCTACTCGGCACTGTTTGAATATCTGCGCCAGCTTCAGAGCACGGTGGCGCGGGTGGCCGCAGGTCAGTTCACCCGCGAAGCGATTGCGCTGGTCCGCAACCAGTGCTTTATCGACTTCTGCGAGGCTCGCGGCGATCACGAAACGGCGGCGCTCTATCGCGACGTGATTCAACCTGACGAGCAACATCATCAGGAACTCGGTCGGCGATTGCTCGCAATTTACGCTTCGAACGATAACGAGCAGCAGGTGGCCCGCCAGGCCGCTGGCCGCACACTCGAGCTCGCCGAAGAGATACAGGAAATGGCCCGGCTTAAGATCGGGATAAGCCGCGCGCCCGGTTGCTAAAGCCGATCCAGACACCGCCGCTTTGGTTTTACGTGATGCTCAGCTCAACCGAGATTTGTATTTACTCACCTGGTCATACCAGATAGCATTAGCCGGGGATTGGGCCAACGTGTAGCCCGGTCTCACGCGCATCCCAACGCTACCGCCCCTCTGTAAGATGCTGAAACTCAGCGCCGGCCCCTGGTTTTGCCGTCTCCACTAAGAACACGCAATGCCGCAGTTATCAAGAGGCGATATACTCGACCGCATTGCACGGGGTGAAGGGCTTCGAGCGGCCAATCTCGTGCGGACCGATCTTTCAGGTATGGACCTCGCCCGCGTCGACCTTGCGGAAGCCAACTTGAGAATGGCCGACTTGAATCGCGCGAACCTCCGAGAAGCGCGGCTGACGGGCTGTTTTCTTAGCGGCGCAATTTTGAACGGAGCCAACCTCACAGGTGCAAACATCGTCGAGTCGAGCATGATTGGCGCGACGCTAAAGGGCGCCGACCTGAGCAGGGCTGATCTGAGCGGCTCCGATCTAACCGGCGCCAACCTCCAAGGCGCCGATCTGGCGGGGGCCTATCTTGTTGGCACTTTCCTGAACGAGACCGATCTCAGCGGCGCGAATTTGAATGGCGCCTTCGTCCGAATGGCCCAAATGGCCGGGAGCAACCTGGCCGGAGCTTCGCTCGAAAACGCCGATCTTTCCTACACCGATCTCTCCGGCGTTCGCCTCGATGGATGTTGTTTGATCAGCGCTAACTTGATGGGCGCAAACCTTTCGGGCAGCACTTTGAAAGGGTGCGACATGCGTGGCGCGGACCTGACCGGTGCGGATCTGAGCGGATGCAACCTGACGGGCGCCAAACTGCGCGATGTGAAGTTCGCGGGCGTTAAGCTTTCCGACGCGTGGGCTGAGTGGGTGGACATGGCGATCGACGGCATTGAAGATCGCGCCTCGCTCGAAGAGGTATTCGTCGGCATTATAGGGACGCCAGTTGCGCAGTTACTCGTCGAGGGCCGGGTCGGCGACGATGTTTGGGTCGTGATACTCGCTCATTTGTGCGCGTTTCAGGTCAGCCATCCGGATGCCGGCGTACGCCTGAGAGGAATCCACGAGGGCATGAGCGCGTCGGCTCTCTACCTGGAAGCGGATCATGAGTCGAGTCTTGCGGCTTACCTGGCAGAGTTCGCGGACATAATCGGCAAGGGCTCGCTGGAGCTCTTCGACCAGTTGGCATCAGCGGCCGCGGAACAAAACGAGCGCGCCCCGGGGGCGAATGCTCAGTCCGCTGACTTCGCTGCACACCTGCCTTCATCCCGGCACGATGGACTGGATCAAGCTCTGAGCCAACTGGCGGGGATGGTCGATGCGCTTCACCAAACCGCCTTTTGGACAAGCGACAAAGCAGTATTGATTCTCACGGGCAACCGCCAGATAT
It includes:
- a CDS encoding ROK family protein; translated protein: MTTSQETASPIYIGIDLGGAALKGALISYSGDIIHETRFETEQRNPDALFDQVVQAALALRDDTNAEGRVAGIGVGIPGLVNRKTNRIEVMPNLPALSRIDITTELSRETGLPVILDNDANAAAYGELQVGAARGRREVFFVMLGTGIGAGLIINGQIYRGAAGFAGEFGHMTIDPEGIECACGNIGCLETIASGPNIVRRTRERLYRDRTSSLSRLAIPRDREFTAEDIAHAAREGDEMAQVMMERTGMFLGIALAAVINLLNVEMVVMGGGVMDAGDLILKPTIKETRRRAFPPSFNSCEMVIAELGAKAGMIGAALLARDQTN
- a CDS encoding alpha/beta hydrolase, with the protein product MFKHEYAEVNGVRLHYVTAGKGKLIMFVHGFPEFWYEWKNQLAEFGRDYQAVAPDMRGYNLSSKPAEVDQYQVKYMVEDLRALAEKLGHKKFILVAHDWGGAIAWAFAIAHPDYLEKLVIINAPHPGVFQRELRDNPAQQKASGYMLMFRSAGAEQTLSANNYGLLVQIVLGEGLKNGVFTEEDKQAYIEAWSQPGALTGGLNYYRAARVGPPAEGDKDAASFAAGLPSLEVKVPTLVIWGEKDTALLTGNLEGLDKFVPHLTIKRIPDGTHWVIHEKPELVDGYIREFIKGK
- a CDS encoding pentapeptide repeat-containing protein; translation: MPQLSRGDILDRIARGEGLRAANLVRTDLSGMDLARVDLAEANLRMADLNRANLREARLTGCFLSGAILNGANLTGANIVESSMIGATLKGADLSRADLSGSDLTGANLQGADLAGAYLVGTFLNETDLSGANLNGAFVRMAQMAGSNLAGASLENADLSYTDLSGVRLDGCCLISANLMGANLSGSTLKGCDMRGADLTGADLSGCNLTGAKLRDVKFAGVKLSDAWAEWVDMAIDGIEDRASLEEVFVGIIGTPVAQLLVEGRVGDDVWVVILAHLCAFQVSHPDAGVRLRGIHEGMSASALYLEADHESSLAAYLAEFADIIGKGSLELFDQLASAAAEQNERAPGANAQSADFAAHLPSSRHDGLDQALSQLAGMVDALHQTAFWTSDKAVLILTGNRQIWLEATSNPALTLRPPHGSAVGVDLVRGHFVTDELRRSKTLAGTR
- a CDS encoding adenylate/guanylate cyclase domain-containing protein translates to MKNVSSSIAGSSTRSGRHLMRRLLSERNQFPERAAELDQQLRDALERRVAVLVLDMVGFSRLTLQYGIIHYLSMIHQMAEAASPAVNGNGGTLIKQEADNLYAIFEDPGHALDSALDIFRAFDAVNSVVPPERDIFGSIGIGYGETLVIDDKDIFGSEVNIACKLGEDLAEKSEILLTPAAYNALPSDRYICAPASFEISELKIECYRYERSLFPTAIA
- a CDS encoding type II toxin-antitoxin system RelE/ParE family toxin, producing MAAELLFAPEVEWDVLEAYAWYEGRRPGLGEDFLTCVDACVQAICRRPEMYSVVYDDYRRALVRRFPYSVFYEYSQNAVTVYCVFHNSRDPEKWRQRLDSRS
- a CDS encoding protein kinase → MISETVSYYRILRKLGAGGMGEVFLAEDTRLGRQVALKFLPASYQYDSERRGRFLKEARAASALRSPNIAAIYDIGEHDGAMFIVMEYVAGEVLSQRIDRGTLPTSDVIDIAMQIADALDEAHSLGVIHRDVKSSNLIINERGLVKMLDFGLAKMMQPGSSRDSEDPTAALGGQTAFGVVMGTVSYMSPEQALGRDLDQRSDIFSLAVVIYEMLTGRLPFDGASATEIVDNIVHKEPVAIARFNYDVPPELERIVRKGMEKDRERRYYSSRELATDLRNLLRDSNTAAITGVAASRKTQTPRRTRSRKPIDSLAILPLINASGDPDTEYLSDGITESIINNLSQLPKLRVMARSTVFRYKGKDVDPQSVGQELGVRAALTGRVLQRGELLIIKAELVDAEDGSHLWGEQYNRELSDIFTIEEEISREISDKLRLKLSGAEKKRLTKRYTENTEAYRLYLKGRFYWTKRTEDGLKKGIEYFQKAIESDPGYALAYAGLADSYNILASYSALAPKDAFPRAKAAATRALELDDKLAEAHTSLAFVKFGYDWDWAESEREFKQAIQLNPGYAIAHNFYAVILAALGRFDEAMAQIKKAHELDPLSLPINTNLGFLLYLARRYDESIQQYLKTIELDEGFPLAHRRLAQTYERKQMYSEAVAEFQKANTLSGEDVEVLSARGHFHAILGETEKANEVLQRMDALASRKYVPAYLIARIYLGLGDNDRVFELLDKACEERYGYLAYLNVEPLFDSIRSDPRFSDLVRRVGLGEPTTESR
- a CDS encoding DedA family protein; translated protein: MYELLQRYGLWAVFFGTMIEGDLTLLFAGVLARAGLFTFEEALVVGTAGGFVGDTLSYMIGARFRGRARTWHFFIRARPRVEKLISKFGVLSVFIVKYVYGLRTTSAIFCGLAHFGFLKFALLTLVSCVVWVGVLSGLGFTFATGIEKLVGDLKRIQIILLIAVIIVATVYVISRFERRVIEEEKEFFNIKDDSKAEKAKASDKSRQAPGRSPRDRNK
- a CDS encoding addiction module protein — its product is MSSSAESIFELSLSEKLQLVEDLWDDIASTPEEVPVHDWQKEELARRKQNLLSNPGSALSWEEIQRRVRSRYGR
- a CDS encoding ferritin-like domain-containing protein, whose amino-acid sequence is MSPNQSTSAITGEEFVASLAEENHAALERLGQLSAAGEAPQELTIDRLLRVALKNELEASEVAAIWMATTSELDVKLAFARQTGDEAKHYRLISDRLKAIGVDADGIDPREGGYSALFEYLRQLQSTVARVAAGQFTREAIALVRNQCFIDFCEARGDHETAALYRDVIQPDEQHHQELGRRLLAIYASNDNEQQVARQAAGRTLELAEEIQEMARLKIGISRAPGC